The following are encoded in a window of Artemia franciscana chromosome 5, ASM3288406v1, whole genome shotgun sequence genomic DNA:
- the LOC136027740 gene encoding uncharacterized protein LOC136027740: protein MNLVKENKLDFVVLGDFNTDLDEQSYRSREILECMPPYVILKKDVSYSYIHQSGSVSNIDHIISSSQLKCSIIHVDIESDDIDHLSLSFTTELKRNLCNVAPIGNSKWFKCIKGSKRDLDRYYDDIIRCMKEAEKIAVPQERIRIKTRKSIWAADPELKNFKNKAKLWLGIWADCGRPITGSVADIKQKTKNDYKKYLKSIRYKGMEFPASKKDWSKLINSEKLDKSDLYNSDSISSSTWYVYYSEIFSKINFFVQSHYSRLLSKILLPSLHQGHIIPVSITAVENAIKQLKSSSIDIDGISVNNINPKCVVLLFHLQLLFQMCLTSSLVPDSFLCGNVTSILKRGKLPSQSSSYRPITTTCNLNKILEYILIPHLNENINFGSNQFGFQAGIGCQHAHRVLSSALKNSMAEGSPLYMCTLDLSKAFDNKVSKFTFAYRYQPKLTQRRLSAVSTLKTSNCQWGIEGSLYNSATIT, encoded by the exons ATGAATCTTgtcaaggaaaataaacttgattttgtaGTTCTTGGTGACTTTAACACGGATTTGGATGAACAAAGTTATCGATCCCGAGAAATATTGGAGTGCATGCCCCCTTACGTGATTCTGAAAAAAGATGTATCATACTCCTATATCCATCAATCTGGTAGTGTTTCTAATATTGATCATATAATCAGTTCATCACAGCTAAAATGCTCGATTATTCATGTTGATATTGAGTCTGATGACATTGACCATCTATCGCTTTCATTTACTACTGAACTGAAACGTAACCTTTGCAATGTTGCCCCTATTGGGAATTCTAAATGGTTTAAATGTa TAAAGGGTAGTAAGCGTGATCTTGATAGATATTATGATGATATAATTAGATGtatgaaagaagctgaaaaaattgcgGTTCCCCAGGAACGTATTCGTATAAAAACGCGGAAATCTATATGGGCTGCCGATCctgaattaaagaattttaaaaataaggcaaaactttGGCTTGGAATTTGGGCTGATTGTGGTAGACCTATAACGGGGTCTGTTGCGGATATAaagcagaaaacaaagaatgattataaaaaataccttaaatCTATTCGTTATAAGGGTATGGAATTTCCAGCCTCTAAAAAGGATTGGTCTAAATTGATCAATTCTGAGAAGCTGGATAAAAGTGATCTTTATAATAGTGATTCGATTTCTAGTTCAACTTGGTATGTTTACTATTcggaaattttttccaaaattaatttttttgtgcagTCACATTATTCTCGGTTACTTTCTAAGATTCTACTGCCTTCGCTTCATCAGGGCCATATTATTCCAGTATCAATAACTGctgttgaaaatgcaattaagcAACTAAAATCTTCATCCATTGATATTGATGGTATtagtgtaaataatataaatccaaagtgtgttgttcttttatttcatttgcagttGTTGTTCCAAATGTGTTTAACATCTTCTCTGGTTCCGGATAGCTTTCTTTGTGGAAATGTCACCTCAATTCTAAAGCGGGGAAAACTCCCTTCTCAAAGTTCATCTTATCGCCCTATAACCACTACGTGTAACTTGaataaaatccttgaatatattttaattcctcatttaaatgaaaatataaatttcggatCGAATCAATTCGGGTTTCAAGCTGGTATTGGTTGTCAACATGCACACCGTGTTCTTTCTTCCGCCCTTAAGAATAGCATGGCTGAGGGGTCGCCACTTTATATGTGTACTTTGgacctttctaaagcttttgacaat aagGTTTCAAAATTTACTTTCGCTTACAGATACCAGCCCAAATTGACTCAGCGACGTCTCTCGGCTGTTAGCACTCTAAAAACGTCTAACTGTCAATGGGGAATAGAGGGGTCCTTGTACAATTCAGCCACCATAACCTAA